In one Acidimicrobiia bacterium genomic region, the following are encoded:
- a CDS encoding alpha-ketoglutarate-dependent dioxygenase AlkB, translated as MSTAWLATEPVVERLQLDANSWIDIVRGLVRDADTVHEALARDAHWEQGKVFRYEQWHADPRLSSWQAGDARHPALVEAQDWITDRYQVRFDGVALARYRDENDSVAFHRDRELTWLEETVIGVLTTGAHRPFLVRPIGNGVKSTADDRRGVLDLGPSSGDLFVMGGRCQAAWLHAIPKVQGRCRSRISAQWRWTSRRGRPDTNPSYYAPRFFNGPK; from the coding sequence GTGTCGACGGCGTGGCTCGCGACGGAGCCGGTGGTCGAGCGATTGCAGCTCGACGCGAACTCGTGGATCGACATCGTGCGTGGCCTCGTGCGCGACGCCGACACCGTCCACGAAGCGCTCGCTCGCGACGCGCACTGGGAGCAGGGCAAGGTCTTCCGGTACGAGCAGTGGCACGCGGACCCGCGGCTCTCGTCGTGGCAGGCCGGCGACGCGCGCCATCCCGCGCTCGTCGAGGCGCAGGACTGGATCACCGATCGGTACCAGGTGCGCTTCGACGGCGTCGCGCTCGCGCGCTACCGCGACGAAAACGACAGCGTTGCCTTCCACCGCGATCGCGAGCTCACGTGGCTCGAGGAGACCGTCATCGGCGTGCTCACGACCGGCGCACACCGACCGTTCCTCGTGCGCCCGATCGGCAACGGCGTGAAGTCGACGGCCGACGACCGGCGCGGCGTCCTCGACCTCGGCCCGTCGAGTGGCGACCTCTTCGTGATGGGCGGTCGCTGCCAGGCCGCGTGGCTGCACGCGATCCCGAAAGTGCAGGGTCGTTGCCGTAGCCGCATCTCCGCGCAGTGGCGCTGGACGTCGCGCCGCGGTCGACCCGACACGAATCCGTCGTACTACGCGCCGCGCTTCTTCAACGGGCCGAAGTAG
- a CDS encoding TauD/TfdA family dioxygenase, with translation MPTVTRLDVTRLSPSLGAEVRGVDLASDLSDETVAEIRAIWLEHQVVFFPDQQLDPDSQVAFASRFGEVTEAHPVEPPMEGQTQVHAIDSLKDRTDFWHTDVTFMSKPPMASLLYAVTLPAVGGDTMWASLGNAYDTLATPLREFCDTLTAYHYDPYYAQIVENGGGQMWEGKRLEHLHPVEHPVVRVHPETGRKGLFVNSQFTVALKDFPKSQGDVLLRLLYDHTSRPENVCRYRWSEGTLGMWDNRATMHYGIYDYEGHRRVMHRVTLRGDRPTGVATSAR, from the coding sequence ATGCCCACTGTCACCCGGCTCGACGTCACCCGGCTCTCGCCGTCCCTCGGCGCCGAAGTGCGCGGCGTCGACCTCGCGTCCGATCTCTCCGACGAGACGGTCGCGGAGATCCGCGCGATCTGGCTCGAGCACCAGGTCGTCTTCTTTCCCGACCAGCAGCTCGATCCCGACTCGCAGGTCGCGTTCGCGAGCCGGTTCGGCGAGGTCACCGAGGCGCATCCCGTCGAACCGCCGATGGAGGGCCAGACGCAGGTGCACGCGATCGACAGCCTGAAGGACCGCACCGACTTCTGGCACACCGACGTCACCTTCATGTCGAAGCCGCCGATGGCGTCACTGCTCTACGCGGTCACGTTGCCCGCGGTCGGCGGCGACACGATGTGGGCGAGCCTCGGGAACGCGTACGACACGCTCGCGACGCCGTTGCGCGAGTTCTGCGACACGCTGACGGCGTACCACTACGACCCGTACTACGCGCAGATCGTCGAGAACGGCGGCGGACAGATGTGGGAAGGCAAGCGACTCGAGCATCTGCACCCGGTCGAGCACCCGGTCGTGCGCGTGCACCCGGAGACCGGGCGCAAGGGTCTGTTCGTCAACTCGCAGTTCACGGTCGCGTTGAAGGACTTCCCGAAGTCGCAGGGCGACGTGTTGCTGCGCCTGCTCTACGACCACACGTCGCGGCCGGAGAACGTGTGCCGTTACCGGTGGAGTGAAGGCACGCTCGGCATGTGGGACAACCGGGCCACGATGCACTACGGCATCTACGACTACGAAGGCCACCGCCGCGTGATGCACCGCGTGACCCTGCGCGGCGACCGCCCGACCGGTGTCGCTACTTCGGCCCGTTGA
- a CDS encoding plastocyanin/azurin family copper-binding protein — protein MAGAGCLGALLLAIAPAAAAAPRTRTAPALVAQPAHASTTTTVAAPSTTTATLTDPFAPVPTTVTPAPPAPSPAATAPVSIVDFGFSPSSITVTAGTTVVWTNTGQSIHSVTSNTGAFDSSPTCPTGPCINPGGTFSHTFTTAGTFAYHCRVHSNMVGTVIVKAATPAPTTTVAGPTTTGAPGVTAGGAPSPSTTGTGSQLAFTGSAPAVLWLTFGALLALAAGLALRPRRRPFPIPVRTDSKHHSD, from the coding sequence GTGGCGGGTGCAGGCTGCCTCGGCGCGCTCCTGCTCGCGATCGCGCCCGCCGCGGCCGCCGCGCCCCGGACGCGCACCGCGCCCGCGTTGGTCGCGCAGCCCGCGCACGCATCGACGACGACGACCGTTGCCGCGCCCTCGACCACGACGGCGACGCTCACTGATCCGTTCGCGCCGGTGCCGACGACGGTCACCCCCGCACCGCCCGCGCCGTCGCCCGCCGCGACCGCGCCCGTCTCGATCGTCGACTTCGGGTTCTCGCCCTCGTCGATCACGGTGACCGCGGGCACGACGGTCGTCTGGACGAACACGGGACAGTCGATCCACAGCGTGACGTCGAACACCGGTGCGTTCGACTCGAGCCCGACCTGCCCGACCGGCCCGTGCATCAACCCCGGCGGGACCTTCTCGCACACGTTCACGACCGCCGGAACGTTCGCGTACCACTGCCGTGTGCACTCGAACATGGTCGGCACCGTGATCGTGAAGGCCGCGACACCGGCCCCCACCACGACCGTCGCGGGGCCGACGACCACGGGCGCGCCGGGCGTCACCGCGGGCGGTGCGCCGTCACCGTCGACGACCGGCACCGGCTCGCAGCTCGCGTTCACCGGATCGGCGCCGGCGGTGCTGTGGCTCACGTTCGGCGCGTTGCTCGCCCTCGCCGCGGGCCTCGCGTTGCGCCCGCGCCGCCGGCCGTTCCCCATTCCGGTCCGCACCGACTCGAAGCACCACTCCGACTAG
- a CDS encoding plastocyanin/azurin family copper-binding protein, with product MRRSVTIALSLLFAAGATVAGVATAGASSASSAAAPKVTVQITSSTKCMPKSEFCYKPSTVTVAPGTRVTFVNKTLTTHTITRCTAAACAGHDGGTGKQTGFGSTVAHGAKYSFVFRKAGTYVYYCQIHGYGIMHGAVTVSKA from the coding sequence ATGCGCCGCTCCGTCACCATCGCCCTGAGCCTGCTGTTCGCCGCGGGCGCGACCGTTGCGGGCGTCGCGACCGCCGGCGCGTCGAGTGCGTCATCCGCGGCGGCACCGAAGGTCACCGTGCAGATCACGTCGAGCACCAAGTGCATGCCCAAGAGTGAGTTCTGCTACAAGCCGTCGACCGTGACCGTCGCACCCGGGACGCGCGTGACGTTCGTGAACAAGACGCTCACGACGCACACGATCACGCGCTGCACCGCCGCCGCGTGCGCGGGCCACGACGGCGGCACCGGCAAGCAGACCGGCTTCGGCAGCACGGTGGCCCACGGCGCGAAGTACAGCTTCGTGTTCCGCAAGGCCGGCACGTACGTGTACTACTGCCAGATCCACGGCTACGGAATCATGCACGGGGCGGTCACCGTCTCGAAGGCGTAA
- a CDS encoding aldo/keto reductase: MEFRSVGGSGLRVSVAGLGCNNFGGRIDEDATRAVVDAALDCGITLFDTADIYGGSKSEELLGRALGSRRDDVVVATKFAMPMGEGPYQTGGSRRYVMRAAEASLRRLGTDYIDLYQMHGPDPTTPIEETLDALNDLVHQGKVRYLGSSNFSGWQIADADWTARTRGLTRFVSAQNEWSLLHRDVEREVVPACRQFGPSLLPYFPLAGGALTGKYRRGEAPPEGSRHAGERGAHWLTDENFTVIEALEKVAGELGHTVNELAHAWLASHRVVCSVIAGATRPEQVRENVAAVEWKLTREEQRAVDAALAAAR; the protein is encoded by the coding sequence ATGGAGTTCCGGTCGGTCGGTGGGTCGGGTCTACGGGTGTCGGTCGCGGGGCTGGGCTGCAACAACTTCGGCGGCCGCATCGACGAGGACGCGACCCGCGCCGTCGTCGACGCCGCGCTCGACTGCGGCATCACGCTGTTCGACACCGCCGACATCTACGGCGGCTCGAAGTCGGAGGAGCTGCTCGGGCGCGCGCTCGGATCGCGTCGTGACGACGTCGTGGTCGCGACGAAGTTCGCGATGCCGATGGGCGAGGGTCCGTACCAGACCGGTGGCTCGCGCCGTTACGTGATGCGCGCCGCGGAAGCGAGCCTGCGCCGGCTCGGCACCGACTACATCGATCTCTACCAGATGCACGGGCCCGATCCGACGACGCCGATCGAGGAGACGCTCGACGCGCTGAACGACCTCGTGCACCAGGGCAAGGTGCGCTACCTCGGCTCGTCGAACTTCAGCGGCTGGCAGATCGCCGACGCCGACTGGACCGCGCGCACGCGTGGGCTCACGCGCTTCGTGTCCGCGCAGAACGAGTGGAGCCTGCTGCACCGCGACGTCGAGCGCGAGGTCGTCCCCGCCTGTCGCCAGTTCGGCCCGAGTCTGCTGCCGTATTTCCCACTCGCCGGCGGCGCGTTGACCGGCAAGTACCGGCGTGGCGAGGCGCCACCGGAAGGATCACGGCACGCGGGCGAGCGCGGCGCGCACTGGCTCACCGACGAGAACTTCACCGTCATCGAGGCGCTCGAGAAGGTCGCGGGTGAGCTCGGTCACACGGTGAACGAGCTCGCGCACGCGTGGCTCGCGTCGCACCGCGTCGTGTGCTCGGTGATCGCGGGCGCGACCCGTCCCGAGCAGGTGCGCGAGAACGTCGCCGCCGTCGAGTGGAAGCTCACACGCGAGGAGCAGCGCGCGGTCGACGCCGCGCTCGCCGCGGCTCGATAG
- a CDS encoding AAA family ATPase, whose amino-acid sequence MPHPDVDSERAYLTFAAKCLDEMRTRTAAYIDQEDLAAGEFDSAAVRGHLTRRLRSLDDDSSVLCFGRIDEETGDRYYVGRREVDDPDGDPVVVDWRARIAIPFYRATAADPFGLALRRRFTFFDRELADIFEEDFTDPDSVLAAAAGGVPDPLLAELRRERTGQMRDIVATIQSEQDVVIRAPVHECLVVQGGPGTGKTAVGLHRAAFLLYEHRERLSRQGVLVVGPNRVFLEYISQVLPSLGETSVSQSTVDDLLGLRFRIVATDVERAARLKGDARLATVIARACEESIRAPESDVVLRFRARRLVVAADAIAGFIASARQRVPAFAAQRLRFRELFVRHAYELFTGGDLLALAVDEFSEMLLADRESRAALDALWRPVNPAALVKRLLTSRAALARAADGVLEPDEQQAILRRSARKGEPDPWTAADLPLLDEAEAFVKGDVRRYGHVVVDEAQDLSAMALRMIARRAVAGSLTVLGDLAQATGAGASRSWTDALEHLGSPEVVRTAELTIGYRLPAAILDFANRLLPEAAPHVTPAVSAREEGDPPELHAVAAAAVVPTVVELAEESSREVLTTAVIAPVARLDELRDALAAAGHDVPRPEETTITHRLSLLPAGLAKGLEFDTVVVVEPSEILAESEHGARLLFVALTRAVQRLVLVHARQLPVALAPLAAP is encoded by the coding sequence GTGCCGCACCCTGATGTCGACAGCGAACGCGCCTACCTGACGTTCGCGGCGAAGTGCCTGGACGAGATGCGCACCCGCACCGCCGCGTACATCGACCAGGAGGACCTCGCCGCGGGCGAGTTCGACAGCGCCGCCGTGCGCGGGCACCTGACGCGCCGTCTGCGTTCGCTCGACGACGACTCGAGCGTGCTCTGTTTCGGCCGCATCGACGAGGAGACCGGCGACCGGTACTACGTGGGCCGACGCGAGGTCGACGATCCCGACGGTGATCCCGTCGTCGTCGACTGGCGGGCGCGCATCGCGATTCCCTTCTACCGCGCCACCGCCGCCGACCCGTTCGGCCTCGCGTTGCGCCGCCGCTTCACGTTCTTCGACCGCGAGCTCGCCGACATCTTCGAAGAGGACTTCACCGATCCCGACTCGGTGCTCGCGGCCGCGGCCGGCGGCGTGCCCGACCCACTGCTCGCAGAGCTGCGCCGCGAGCGCACCGGGCAGATGCGCGACATCGTCGCCACGATCCAGTCCGAGCAGGACGTCGTCATCCGCGCGCCGGTGCACGAGTGCCTCGTCGTGCAGGGCGGACCGGGCACCGGCAAGACCGCGGTGGGTCTGCACCGCGCCGCGTTCCTGCTCTACGAGCACCGCGAGCGACTGTCGCGTCAGGGCGTGCTCGTGGTCGGTCCGAACCGGGTCTTCCTCGAGTACATCTCCCAGGTGCTGCCGTCGCTGGGTGAGACGTCGGTGTCGCAGTCGACGGTCGACGATCTGCTCGGCCTCCGGTTCCGCATCGTGGCGACCGACGTCGAGCGCGCCGCGCGCCTGAAGGGTGACGCGCGTCTGGCGACGGTCATCGCGCGCGCGTGCGAGGAATCCATTCGCGCGCCCGAGTCCGACGTCGTGCTGCGGTTCCGCGCGCGGCGACTTGTCGTCGCCGCCGACGCGATCGCGGGCTTCATCGCGTCGGCGCGCCAGCGCGTGCCCGCGTTCGCGGCGCAGCGTCTGCGGTTCCGCGAGCTGTTCGTGCGGCACGCGTACGAGTTGTTCACCGGTGGCGACCTCCTCGCGCTGGCGGTCGACGAGTTCTCGGAGATGCTGCTCGCCGACCGCGAATCGCGCGCCGCGCTCGACGCGCTCTGGCGGCCCGTGAACCCGGCCGCGCTCGTCAAGCGTCTGCTCACGAGCCGCGCCGCGCTCGCGCGCGCGGCCGACGGCGTCCTCGAGCCCGACGAGCAGCAGGCGATCCTGCGGCGCAGCGCGCGCAAGGGTGAGCCCGACCCGTGGACCGCGGCCGACCTGCCGTTGCTCGACGAGGCCGAGGCCTTCGTGAAGGGCGATGTCCGTCGCTACGGGCACGTCGTCGTCGACGAGGCCCAGGACCTCTCGGCGATGGCGCTGCGCATGATCGCCCGGCGCGCCGTCGCCGGATCGCTCACGGTGCTCGGCGATCTCGCGCAGGCGACCGGCGCCGGCGCGTCCCGCTCGTGGACGGACGCGCTCGAGCACCTCGGTTCACCCGAGGTCGTGCGCACCGCCGAGCTCACGATCGGCTACCGGTTGCCCGCCGCGATCCTCGACTTCGCGAATCGTCTGCTCCCCGAGGCCGCGCCGCACGTGACGCCGGCCGTCTCCGCCCGTGAGGAAGGCGACCCGCCCGAGCTGCACGCGGTCGCCGCCGCCGCGGTCGTGCCCACGGTCGTGGAGCTCGCGGAGGAGTCGAGCCGTGAGGTGCTGACGACGGCCGTGATCGCACCGGTCGCGCGGCTCGACGAGCTACGCGACGCGCTCGCCGCGGCGGGGCACGACGTCCCGCGGCCGGAGGAGACGACGATCACGCACCGGCTGTCGCTGTTGCCCGCCGGGCTGGCCAAGGGCCTCGAGTTCGACACCGTGGTCGTGGTCGAGCCGTCGGAGATCCTCGCGGAGTCGGAGCACGGCGCGCGCTTGCTGTTCGTCGCACTCACGCGTGCGGTGCAGCGGCTCGTGCTCGTGCACGCGCGCCAACTTCCGGTCGCGCTCGCTCCGCTCGCCGCTCCTTGA